The following are encoded together in the Malaya genurostris strain Urasoe2022 chromosome 3, Malgen_1.1, whole genome shotgun sequence genome:
- the LOC131434197 gene encoding transient receptor potential cation channel subfamily A member 1-like, whose product MYDKKSIIQMMHKNLRWHGVPAALKIPSNWSLVYNNRFYPELVLQAAQNGDLEEFKRLIDGDPRRLMVKDTSGRTPAHLAAAKDDVAILSFIYDHGGDLNEQDSSLNSPLHEAIENDSLDAIEFLLKM is encoded by the exons ATGTACGATAAAAAATCAATCATACAAATGATGCACAAAAATCTACGTTGGCATGGAGTTCCAGCAGCACTGAAAATACCTTCGAACTGGAGTCTTGTCTACAATAACCGATTCTATCCGGAGTTAGTTTTGCAG GCAGCCCAGAATGGAGATTTGGAGGAATTCAAGCGACTGATTGATGGCGACCCCAGACGGCTGATGGTGAAGGATACCAGCGGGCGTACGCCAGCACACTTGGCGGCTGCCAAAGACGATGTCGCCATTCTCAGTTTCATTTATGACCACGGAGGTGACTTGAACGAACAAGATAGTTCCCTGAATTCGCCGCTCCATGAAGCCATCGAAAATGATTCATTGGACGCAAtagaatttttgttaaaaatgtAA